The following coding sequences are from one Lolium rigidum isolate FL_2022 chromosome 6, APGP_CSIRO_Lrig_0.1, whole genome shotgun sequence window:
- the LOC124663872 gene encoding uncharacterized protein LOC124663872 → MAAHTQVFPPVQHQQQLAAAHAPQPLPPVQPKPTRASLSYEEISKLFSLPIAEAASILGVCTSVLKRICRTHGIVRWPYRKIVSGKAGDSAEREKAKELLELSRIAKQKDSSGSSTTSSVAFQGVPKSQQGSASAKAGQVPGRQNAPNGSQSLFSVSQPKDIPTYMDDFKYGFPSSGLSSETLKWWGTDSHTETAAAKDDVREAPESTNEASKGMTDDELDWGADEPEADADADGVATTDPSAQLCSLRRKAAGDGRRLLNGDTGRVEQLCRLNKRQKIILAQVFGASLPEQWRSKLA, encoded by the exons ATGGCTGCCCACACCCAGGTGTTCCCCCCGGTCCAGCACCAGCAGCAGCTTGCGGCGGCGCATGCGCCGCAGCCGCTGCCGCCGGTTCAGCCTAAGCCGACGAGGGCGTCGCTGTCGTACGAGGAGATCTCCAAGCTCTTCTCCCTCCCCATCGCCGAGGCCGCCTCCATCCTAG GCGTCTGCACCAGCGTCCTCAAGAGGATTTGCCGCACACACGGGATCGTCAGGTGGCCCTATCGGAAG ATTGTTTCGGGGAAGGCTGGTGATTCTGCTGAAAGAGAGAAAGCCAAGGAACTTCTTGAGTTGTCAAGAATTGCAAAACAAAAGGACTCTTCTGGCTCATCAACGAC GTCATCGGTTGCCTTCCAAGGAGTGCCAAAATCTCAACAAGGCAGTGCAAGTGCAAAGGCAGGACAAGTGCCAGGTAGACAAAATGCACCAAATGGATCACAAAGCTTGTTCTCGGTTAGCCAACCCAAAGACATCCCCACCTATATGGATGATTTCAAGTACGGATTCCCCTCATCTGGCCTGTCTTCTGAAACTCTGAAATGGTGGGGGACTGACAGCCACACAGAGACTGCTGCAGCGAAAGATGATGTCCGGGAAGCCCCTGAATCAACAAATGAGGCATCAAAAGGTATGACCGATGATGAGTTAGACTGGGGAGCAGATGAACCCGAAgctgatgccgatgccgatggagTGGCTACAACCGATCCATCGGCGCAGCTCTGCTCCCTTAGGAGAAAGGCAGCAGGTGATGGGCGCAGGCTATTGAATGGCGACACTGGCAGGGTTGAGCAATTGTGCAGACTGAACAAGAGGCAGAAGATTATTCTGGCCCAGGTGTTTGGAGCTTCACTGCCAGAACAGTGGAGGAGCAAGCTAGCCTGA